Proteins from a genomic interval of Zingiber officinale cultivar Zhangliang chromosome 1B, Zo_v1.1, whole genome shotgun sequence:
- the LOC122053442 gene encoding transcription factor MYB4-like produces MVRAPCCQKIGLNRGPWAAEEDQILVNHIGRFGHGNWRALPKQAGLLRCGKSCRLRWMNYLRPDIKRGNFTREEEETIIRLHGELGNRWSAIAKNLPGRTDNEIKNVWHTNLKRRVMDPNVPLKRPKKNKQKRESSRALDRSDSGFSSCVIDSSTMTMETSLGDRIGSKLEDEFNVSESDLSMDFTTLETRWNSDFSSHAASDLLTVSTEISTCDYVCGNEGEIERFWSDTLAMESTVETPISPSYYFNLFNSDNDIDFWRAILMDTERDWQEVSQNH; encoded by the exons ATGGTGAGAGCTCCTTGCTGCCAGAAGATAGGCCTCAATAGGGGGCCATGGGCAGCTGAAGAAGACCAAATTTTAGTGAATCACATTGGCAGGTTCGGCCACGGTAATTGGCGCGCTCTACCTAAACAAGCCG GGTTGTTAAGATGCGGAAAGAGCTGTAGGCTCCGGTGGATGAACTACCTGCGGCCCGATATAAAGCGAGGAAACTTCACTAGGGAAGAAGAGGAGACCATCATCCGATTGCACGGGGAGCTTGGCAATAG GTGGTCCGCTATCGCTAAGAATCTACCGGGAAGGACGGATAACGAGATCAAGAACGTCTGGCACACGAACTTGAAGAGGCGCGTCATGGATCCAAACGTGCCGTTAAAGAGACCAAAGAAGAACAAGCAAAAGAGAGAGAGTTCAAGGGCACTTGATCGGTCGGACAGTGGTTTCTCTTCGTGTGTCATTGATTCGTCAACAATGACTATGGAGACTAGCCTTGGCGATCGCATTGGCAGCAAATTGGAGGATGAGTTCAATGTCTCAGAGTCAGATTTATCCATGGATTTTACAACACTAGAAACCCGATGGAATAGCGACTTCTCTTCTCATGCCGCCTCTGATTTATTGACGGTCAGTACAGAGATTAGCACTTGCGATTATGTTTGCGGCAACGAGGGAGAGATCGAGAGGTTTTGGTCGGACACATTGGCCATGGAATCAACAGTAGAAACCCCTATTAGTCCAAGTTACTACTTCAACCTATTCAACAGCGACAATGATATAGACTTTTGGAGAGCAATCTTAATGGACACCGAAAGAGATTGGCAAGAAGTCTCGCAAAACCACTAG